DNA sequence from the Alosa alosa isolate M-15738 ecotype Scorff River chromosome 2, AALO_Geno_1.1, whole genome shotgun sequence genome:
AAAAAAAAAGCTTGTGACAAAATAAGATCACTAAAAGGTAGTCAAATGATCTCAGCTGCCCATTTGAAATGCTAAGTGTGTAACTCAAAGCTGCACTCCTCTGATGACTTCATTACggtgatatgaaatacttaccCTCTCTGGCTCTCAGCTTTTCTCAGCATGGGTAGAGCCACTTTAAAGTCTGCTTGCTTCTCTTTGGCAGTAACGTTACTGCTCATTGGTTGAGGGGCAGATAACGTTACTGCTCATTGGTTGAGGGGGCAGATAACATTACTGCTCATTGGTTGAGGGGGTAGATATGTTGACGTCCTTGGTTCTTACCTCCGGTCTGGACGGCTCATGTTTTGGGGATAAGAGAGATCTTTCAGGGCGGAGAGGTGAGCCCCGAGGCATCGTCACACACGCTGGTGTTTTTAACCGGCAGACTCTACACTCCTGTGCGACAGTATTGCACGCAGCTTATCAGCCTGATACATCAGCTGTTCAGCCAAATTTCTCAGGTGAGctcggtgtggtgtgtgtacgtTTCTCAGGTGTGctcggtgtggtgtgtgtgtacgtttctCAGGTGTGctcggtgtggtgtgtgtacgtTTCTCAGGTGTGctcggtgtggtgtgtgtatacgtTTCTCAGGTGTGctcggtgtggtgtgtgtacgtTTCTCAGGTGTGctcggtgtggtgtgtgtgtacgtttctCAGGTGTGctcggtgtggtgtgtgtgtacgtttctCAGGTGTGctcggtgtggtgtgtgtacgtTTCTCAGGTGTGctcggtgtggtgtgtgtctttcaAAAGGCAATACATTATAATTGCAAGACCAAACATATACTCAACCTTCTAATAGGGCAGGGAGTTGGAAATTGGTTGGAAACACTGCTTAATGTTTTCATCATTTTTAACACAGAAAATAGAGAATGGCATGCATTTTGTATGCATATACCTAAACTGATGAGTAACTGATTTGTTTTTATCTGTATTTGctattgcagaaatgttttaatgtaTTGCACTACAGTAAAATACCTCAACCTGACTATATTATGAAACACTGCGATAGTCTGTAACTGTAAGCTCGCTGTCTGCCATATGCGGTGTTGATTTGTCTACCTTTTAAATATCTATTTGTCTAGTGGTGTCCTATGGTTAGTCTTATGTTCAATTTATGCTTAGTGTGGGTCAAATCTTGTTTTAATACTGCACATTGGAGTATGGGAGAAACACAATTTCAGTCTGCTTTGTAATGTACTGTTGCATGGTTTAATTGACTTGAACTAAAATCTAATGTTCTATAATCTAAAAATCTAATGTTGTCCTTCACTATGGATAAAAGCATCTTTGCTATATACcataacaaatgctgttgttgttgaccCAACTTCTGATCAAAACTGACAATTATATTTCTATATGGCCCTGGCAATTTGTGTTGTGTGGACAGTCATGCAGCTATCTGGTGTAACAGGTGGATTGAAGCCAATACTTTGGTACAGGAGTGTACAGGGCGGGCAGGCAGTGTACTGGCGTGGTCTGGCATGGCGTGGTCTTACGTGACACTGTACTACGCATGACCTGAGCAGGAGGAAAGGAGCACGTCTGGCCAGCTGAGGCTATTAAACTGTTGTTTTATTTGGGGCACTCAGAGACACAATGGcggaaaaacacaaaaaatgatATTTTGTCTTTTTCAAAGTGAGttaacagacaaacaaaatgtgttatattatataatttaacGGTTACTATTAGCCCCAAGACGTTGTAATCGTCAAGGAATCAGGTGCAATCAGGACAAAAACAGAGACAAGCTGAAGCTGGCGGTGCCCACTGATAAGACAGGCTCTGCgttacatactgtactgtactgatcCAGTGCTTACCCGTAAAATACGCAGGTGAAAAGCGAAATGAGTTAATTGATTTAGTTGTTAACCGTCTTTCTTTTGTGATATTCCTTACAAATTCAAAAGAACACTTTGTTTCACTGCAGCAAGAACTGACAGGACCATCGACCACATGTTCTGTGGTTCACAGGCAGCAAACATCATTTGAGATGTAAACCCTCCTAATGGCGGCAGACGGGTGAGGCTGTCGTTAGCGATAGTATTCATCCTGATGGAAGCGAGCGGCGCTGGCGTAAGCTGATAGAGCGGCCCGACCACCTGGCTAGAAGGCGGAGGCGGCGGTGGCACAGGGCGGCCGCGGGCGAGCGGGTGGCGTGCGGACAGCATGGGTGGGCCGGGCATGGGCCGGAGGGGGCTGCGGTCCCGGTACAGGTCTGAGGCGGGGAGGGGCAGCAGGCGGCCTTCGAGGGACTTCGTCACGGGCTCATGGCTGCTCGGCGGGGGCCTTcgtagagggagaggggggagggcgTGGTAGGAGCGTTATGGAGTCGTTAATGAAGCCCGTAGGCGGAGCGGCGCATGCGCATGGGGTGCGGCGGGGGCAGGGGGAGGCGCAAAGCCAGGCTGGGGCAGGGGTGGTTTAGGGGCCGATTACGCAGAGGCGGGTAGGGCCGCATCGGGTCGCCGGGCGGCGGGTACGGCCGAGGGGGGCCGGGCGGGTAGTGGTGCTCTGGGAACTGGTCAGGCGCCCTCTTGCCCGGGTTGGTGTGGGACAGCGACACGAAGATGGTCTGCCCCTCCAGGCGCGAGTGGTTGAGCTTCTCGATGGCCTCTGCGGCCTCCTTGTGCCGCTGCATGTGCACGAACGCGTACTTCTTCAGCACGTCGCACTCCAGAACCTTGCCGAACTCCTGGAAGAGCTCGCGGATCTTCAGTGCCGTGACTCCCTCGGGCAGGTTGCCCACGTGGATCTTGGTGGCGTTGCGCACCCTGGTGGTGGCGAACTGCACAGTCATGCTGAAGCCATGCAGCTTGTGCTTGTTGAGCGCAGCCACGGCCTTCTTGGCGTCCTCCTCCTCGCTCATGTGCACGAAGCCGTAGTTGGAGATGATGTCGCAGTCGATCACGGCGCCGTACTTCTCAAAGAGCTCTCGCAACTCCTCCTCCGTAGTGGAGGTGCTCACGTTACCCACAAACACTTTCACCATCGTGGACAAACCCGGTGCAGTCCAGGGGTCtgctcactcatacacacccacagacacacacacacacacacacacacacacctctctcgaCTGAAAAAGGTCTGCCACTGTCAGCAGTGTTCCTCTGAGGACAAAGACTGGATCCTGAAAAAGACAGAAGTGTGCTCATTTAGAACCTTCAGTGGTGATATCCAAATCAGGTTTGCTTATTGAATGTCACTTTTAAACAACACAAGGCAGGACTTAATTTGCAGAGCTGTCCATGCTTAGAGTAGAGTAACAATAAATAACATGTCAATTAAAATGTCACATGTTCAGTCTACAGAAATGCTTAAGAATGAGGATGTATTAAATTACAACACACCAGGGGCTCaaatcatagacagtaaaaggttCTAATATAGCGGAGGTCTTCCTCCTTCCAAATTGCCTCTGAAGCACTTGAACTGTGTGCATTCATGACAATTACTAACTTTTCCGCAATTAGGATagtttcacacacaaaaaaaaaatggtatcATATGGAAGCAAATGGATACACATTCCTAAAAAACTAGAGGCGTAGAGCAACACAACAGTGTATTgacagagcccgtctacggaaagcctggccactccgtattaagtcccattgtaccgaattttggttgcagttccaccagatttcCACTCTGGGCGATCGCCATAAGTGCAGAAtaaatgggagtcaatggagctagacggctaaatttgtctctttcacctgattgtcgttgacaaatctcagatttgattgtagtttgtataacttcaataTGGGTTAttggtcaaaagttgaatgaacgagtacttatgttgatttcttacagtttgggtcgttgttgcccataacacgctagcattgtgctaatgagtgaagtcattgacacgtttgaaaggctttttagaacaattaagtgactttaaaaaatataatactccaccaagtacattttctttgcctcccctttcgaatacaatattcaaattacttgataATTATAttccgagaaaagtggattttgaggggtacagctccatagacctccatgcattctgcactcgtggacgagcgccctcatgtggaaccacagaaggaactgcaaccagttcagaaaccggaagttttccgagagtggcagttctccccttattagacattctccgGTATTGATAAGTGGCCTTTACCGAACTGGTTTTACAGGAACGACAGTAACATTCCGCATGCTCTTAACAACAGTAAACTTCTGACATACTGTTAAAAATG
Encoded proteins:
- the zgc:77262 gene encoding RNA-binding protein lark, with translation MVKVFVGNVSTSTTEEELRELFEKYGAVIDCDIISNYGFVHMSEEEDAKKAVAALNKHKLHGFSMTVQFATTRVRNATKIHVGNLPEGVTALKIRELFQEFGKVLECDVLKKYAFVHMQRHKEAAEAIEKLNHSRLEGQTIFVSLSHTNPGKRAPDQFPEHHYPPGPPRPYPPPGDPMRPYPPLRNRPLNHPCPSLALRLPLPPPHPMRMRRSAYGPPPSSHEPVTKSLEGRLLPLPASDLYRDRSPLRPMPGPPMLSARHPLARGRPVPPPPPPSSQVMRSTVSRKTTPCQTTPVHCLPALYTPVPKYWLQSTCYTR